Proteins encoded together in one Ictidomys tridecemlineatus isolate mIctTri1 chromosome 3, mIctTri1.hap1, whole genome shotgun sequence window:
- the LOC101975638 gene encoding olfactory receptor-like protein DTMT — MIGRNQSIISEFLLLGLPIQPEHQNLFYALFLAMYLITVLGNFLIIVLIRLDSHLHTPMYIFLSNLSFSDLCFSSVTMPKLLRNMQSQILSISYAGCLTQMYFFLFFADLESFLLVAMAYDRYVAICFPLHYTTIMSPKLCLFLVLLSWVLTMFHAMLHTLLMARLCFCAENVIPHFFCDMSALLKLSCSDTHVNELVIFITAGLILLIPFVLILLSYGRIVSSILKVPSARGIHKAFSTCGSHLSVVSLFYGTVIGLYLCPSANNSTVKDTVMALMYTVVTPMLNPFIYSLRNRDMKGAIGRIFKRKIILAW; from the coding sequence ATGATAGGAAGAAACCAATCTATCATCTCAGAATTCCTCCTCCTGGGCCTGCCCATCCAGCCAGAACACCAAAACCTATTCTATGCCTTATTCCTGGCCATGTATCTTATCACTGTCCTGGGGAACTTCCTCATCATCGTCCTCATTCGCCTGGACTCCCATCTGCATACACCCATGTATATTTTTCTCAGCAACTTGTCCttctctgatctctgcttttCCTCTGTCACAATGCCCAAATTGCTACGGAACATGCAGAGTCAAATTCTATCCATCTCCTATGCAGGCTGCCTGACCCAAATgtacttctttctgttttttgcaGACCTGGAAAGCTTCCTTCTAGTggccatggcctatgaccgctatgtggccatctgcttTCCCCTCCACTATACTACCATCATGAGCCCCAAGCTCTGTCTCTTCCTGGTGCTGCTGTCCTGGGTGCTGACCATGTTCCATGCCATGCTCCATACCCTGCTTATGGCCAGATTGTGTTTCTGTGCAGAGAATGTGATTCCCCATTTTTTCTGTGATATGTCTGCCCTTCTGAAGCTGTCCTGCTCTGACACTCATGTCAATGAGTTGGTGATATTCATCACAGCAGGCCTCATTCTTCTCATTCCATTTGTCCTCATTCTTCTTTCCTATGGGCGCATCGTGTCCTCCATTCTCAAGGTTCCTTCTGCTCGAGGTATCCataaggccttctccacctgtggctcCCATTTGTCTGTGGTGTCGCTGTTCTATGGGACAGTCATTGGACTCTACTTATGTCCATCAGCTAATAATTCTACTGTGAAAGATACTGTCATGGCTCTGATGTACACGGTGGTGActcccatgctgaaccccttcatctacagctTGAGGAACAGAGACATGAAGGGAGCAATTGGAAGAATCTTTAAGAGGAAAATTATCCTAGCATGGTAA